One part of the Deltaproteobacteria bacterium genome encodes these proteins:
- a CDS encoding sel1 repeat family protein, giving the protein MSERNEPEELKLLRKAAEDGNPEAQGQLGTLLALGEVVSQDLDEALKWLKTAAEQEDLTAMFNLGIIYEQGLGVPSDIEESGIWFWKAAERGDTGAKMKLGTMLIRGTGFSPESRVLDAIRASAGRDHPFAQTFLGKIYLDGVGLEQDDAKAEHWFRKAVQQGDEGAMFNLGEMAAIDRTTETTEDEVAQWFYDFGMMCLKNRNVVKAFDCLVSIKRVVPDHFLSQRLEAEIERENQSKTR; this is encoded by the coding sequence TTGAGCGAGCGCAATGAACCCGAGGAGTTGAAACTCCTCAGGAAGGCCGCGGAGGACGGCAACCCGGAGGCCCAGGGACAATTGGGAACCTTGCTCGCGTTGGGGGAGGTGGTCTCTCAGGACCTGGATGAGGCCCTGAAGTGGTTAAAAACGGCGGCGGAACAAGAGGACCTTACCGCCATGTTCAACCTTGGCATTATTTACGAACAGGGCCTGGGTGTGCCCAGTGACATCGAGGAATCAGGGATATGGTTCTGGAAGGCGGCTGAACGGGGGGATACCGGTGCGAAAATGAAACTTGGGACCATGCTGATCAGGGGAACCGGATTTTCCCCCGAGTCCAGAGTCCTGGATGCCATCCGTGCCTCTGCCGGGAGAGACCACCCTTTTGCACAGACATTCCTGGGAAAAATCTATCTGGATGGCGTCGGCCTGGAACAGGACGATGCCAAGGCGGAACACTGGTTCAGAAAGGCCGTACAGCAGGGGGATGAAGGCGCCATGTTCAACCTGGGAGAGATGGCTGCCATCGATAGGACAACCGAGACCACCGAGGATGAAGTTGCCCAGTGGTTCTATGATTTCGGCATGATGTGCCTGAAAAATAGAAACGTAGTCAAGGCTTTTGACTGCCTGGTCTCCATCAAAAGGGTCGTGCCTGACCACTTCCTTTCACAGCGCCTGGAAGCCGAAATCGAGAGGGAGAACCAGAGCAAGACGAGGTGA
- a CDS encoding MBL fold metallo-hydrolase, whose amino-acid sequence MERMLLIAFSFLLTPVLTAHGARVFKTDSFSTSSGDLTITFIGHASLIFGFEDKIIHVDPFGELADYSRLPDADVVLITHDHFDHLDLHALEKIRKAGTIIVSDRASATRIKGAVVMGNGDSGTAGPVKVEAVPAYNMVHMRSKGVPFHPKGIGNGYIVTFGNKRVYVAGDTENIPEMRNLKDIDIAFLPMNLPYTMTPEMVADAALMFHPKVLYPYHYGETDPSRIETLLKGTGIEVRIRLMK is encoded by the coding sequence ATGGAGAGGATGTTGTTGATAGCGTTCAGTTTTCTGCTGACACCGGTCCTGACTGCTCACGGCGCCCGGGTATTTAAGACAGATAGCTTCAGTACATCATCGGGAGACCTGACGATCACTTTTATCGGACATGCCTCCCTTATTTTCGGTTTTGAAGATAAAATCATCCATGTAGATCCCTTTGGCGAACTGGCCGACTATTCACGTCTGCCGGACGCGGATGTTGTGCTAATCACCCACGACCACTTCGATCACCTTGACCTCCATGCGCTGGAAAAAATCCGCAAGGCGGGAACCATCATAGTATCCGATAGGGCGTCGGCCACCCGGATCAAGGGCGCCGTTGTCATGGGCAACGGTGACTCCGGAACCGCAGGTCCCGTAAAGGTTGAAGCTGTTCCGGCCTATAATATGGTCCACATGAGGTCGAAGGGCGTTCCTTTCCACCCGAAGGGGATAGGCAACGGTTATATTGTCACCTTTGGGAACAAAAGGGTCTATGTGGCGGGGGATACGGAAAACATTCCCGAGATGAGGAACCTGAAGGATATCGATATCGCGTTCCTGCCCATGAACCTGCCGTATACCATGACCCCCGAAATGGTTGCCGATGCGGCTCTTATGTTCCATCCAAAGGTGCTGTATCCCTATCATTACGGAGAAACCGACCCGTCAAGAATAGAGACGCTTCTGAAGGGAACCGGCATCGAGGTCCGAATCCGGCTCATGAAGTAA
- a CDS encoding insulinase family protein yields the protein MISSGWKNFWACILFIAAAGLPSVSSALPSAGDVTGYHILDNGLDVRLLPGQSTPMVATLVLVKTGYAGEDLANSGYSHLLEHLVFGGTASRDKDRIQREVRDLGGYINGFTRDDYTGYILVVHRDYLLRGLGILSDMLFHSTLSESSVAEARQVVVEEIKRRESRPDARLDEMRRALLYAGSAYERTGLGNELAVSSVAREALLDYYRNTYRPGNMILLMAGGFDAPSALDSIGKTFGREAMGGTRPKVVPPPPIEGQRVFSMKTELPDIRIMLGFNGPDPRSGDSEAMDLLSEVLGGSGGLLQMALENAGMTPQGVSADLAVNRGFSRYILSVTLPEGSDPRSALQVVLDALPAALKAGLQEDSINDARESLVSDEIMGMEKVHYYLMGKAPWAVDGAPGQGFSPGRWDNLGPGDLERVARKYLVGRPYVALIAVPNRASGAISGTSDLKRRAEATLDNGLTVVAEQRPGSQVFALHLITRHRTSLEPEGEAGIAGFLFRMLPEGTFEHGREEIQARIRRLGVSLSTAGNPMSPFGDFYTSRTYSYLRMECLQESAEKAMDLVADMLKNPLLAEDRIKAVRSRILDFIAYKDAVPGDVAAKELAEALYGDTLSPEVLGTRASISSVTEADLRSFHEAFVTGRNIIVSVVSGLPPGDAIALVGSSLSDLPPGRASPDPDPGPTKGAALVVRALGKPQGALALGALGPRVDPGDRPAMAVVSGLLNQRLYQNLREKEGLAYSVGASVSDLYGRDLFVLSMGTSPEKMERARVDARREIDGAKFLEVAPDELKNMVNAMTGRLQMRMMSSINRAFYLGLAKRNGLKHTFGEDYRKILLNLTPEDIKRAAAKYIPQSDLLVEVVVR from the coding sequence ATGATCAGCTCCGGCTGGAAAAATTTTTGGGCATGCATTCTGTTCATCGCAGCAGCGGGGCTCCCCTCCGTCTCATCGGCCCTGCCGTCTGCGGGCGATGTCACCGGCTACCATATCCTTGACAACGGCCTGGATGTCAGGCTCCTGCCGGGACAGTCAACTCCCATGGTCGCTACCCTGGTCCTGGTCAAGACCGGCTATGCCGGCGAGGACCTGGCCAATAGCGGGTACAGCCATCTCCTGGAACACCTGGTATTCGGCGGTACGGCGAGCAGGGACAAGGACCGGATACAGCGGGAGGTGCGGGACCTGGGGGGATACATTAACGGTTTTACCAGGGACGACTACACCGGGTACATCCTGGTGGTTCACCGCGATTATCTTCTCAGGGGGCTGGGCATCCTGTCGGACATGCTGTTTCACTCGACTCTAAGCGAAAGCTCCGTGGCCGAGGCCCGCCAGGTCGTGGTGGAGGAGATAAAACGCCGGGAAAGCAGGCCCGATGCCCGCCTGGATGAGATGCGCCGCGCACTGCTGTATGCCGGTTCCGCCTACGAAAGGACAGGACTGGGGAATGAGCTTGCCGTCAGCAGTGTGGCCCGTGAGGCTCTCCTGGATTACTACCGGAATACCTATCGGCCCGGCAACATGATCCTTCTCATGGCCGGCGGTTTTGACGCCCCTTCGGCCTTAGATAGCATCGGGAAGACATTTGGACGTGAAGCCATGGGCGGAACCCGGCCCAAGGTTGTCCCGCCTCCACCAATTGAGGGGCAGCGGGTTTTCTCCATGAAGACCGAACTGCCGGACATCCGGATCATGCTGGGGTTCAACGGCCCCGACCCACGCAGCGGTGACAGCGAGGCGATGGACCTTTTGTCCGAGGTCTTGGGAGGATCGGGCGGCCTGCTCCAGATGGCGCTTGAGAACGCCGGGATGACCCCGCAGGGCGTTTCCGCCGATCTGGCCGTCAACCGGGGATTCTCCAGGTATATCCTCTCGGTTACCCTGCCGGAAGGGTCAGATCCACGATCCGCGCTTCAGGTTGTCCTGGACGCCCTTCCCGCCGCCCTGAAAGCCGGACTGCAGGAGGACAGTATCAACGATGCCAGGGAATCTCTTGTTTCCGATGAGATCATGGGCATGGAAAAGGTGCACTATTACCTCATGGGCAAGGCTCCCTGGGCGGTGGACGGGGCGCCCGGGCAGGGGTTTTCCCCCGGCAGGTGGGACAATCTCGGACCTGGAGACCTTGAAAGGGTTGCCCGAAAGTATCTGGTGGGCAGGCCGTATGTGGCCCTCATCGCCGTTCCCAACCGGGCATCCGGAGCGATATCCGGCACATCCGATTTAAAGCGCCGGGCCGAGGCCACCCTGGACAATGGACTTACGGTGGTGGCCGAACAGAGGCCCGGATCCCAGGTCTTTGCCCTGCACCTGATAACGAGACATCGGACATCTTTGGAACCGGAAGGAGAGGCGGGAATAGCGGGTTTTCTCTTCAGAATGCTGCCGGAAGGCACCTTCGAACATGGCCGTGAGGAAATTCAGGCCCGAATCAGGCGGCTGGGTGTCTCCCTTTCCACTGCCGGGAATCCCATGAGCCCCTTCGGTGATTTTTACACCTCCCGGACCTATTCGTACCTGCGCATGGAATGTCTCCAGGAAAGTGCGGAGAAAGCAATGGACCTGGTAGCGGATATGTTGAAAAATCCCCTCCTGGCGGAGGACAGAATAAAGGCGGTCAGATCCAGGATTCTTGACTTCATCGCCTATAAAGACGCCGTGCCGGGGGATGTCGCGGCAAAGGAACTTGCCGAAGCCCTGTACGGGGATACCCTTTCCCCGGAGGTGCTTGGGACAAGGGCGTCCATCTCGTCCGTTACGGAGGCGGATCTCCGCTCATTTCACGAGGCCTTCGTTACCGGCCGGAATATCATCGTTTCCGTGGTCAGCGGCCTTCCCCCGGGAGATGCCATAGCCCTGGTTGGATCCTCCCTGTCCGATCTTCCGCCAGGCCGGGCCTCCCCGGACCCGGATCCTGGTCCGACAAAAGGCGCTGCACTAGTGGTGCGGGCGCTGGGCAAGCCGCAGGGAGCCTTGGCCCTGGGCGCCCTGGGGCCAAGGGTTGATCCCGGCGACAGACCCGCCATGGCAGTTGTCTCCGGGCTTTTGAATCAGCGCCTTTACCAAAACCTGAGGGAAAAGGAGGGGCTGGCCTACTCGGTGGGCGCCTCGGTGAGCGATCTTTATGGCCGGGACCTTTTTGTCCTGTCCATGGGCACCTCGCCTGAAAAAATGGAGAGGGCCAGAGTGGATGCCCGCCGGGAGATCGATGGTGCTAAATTCCTCGAAGTTGCTCCGGACGAGTTGAAAAATATGGTGAACGCCATGACGGGCCGACTCCAGATGAGAATGATGTCATCAATCAACAGGGCCTTCTACCTGGGGCTCGCGAAAAGGAATGGGCTTAAGCACACTTTCGGGGAGGATTACAGAAAGATCCTGCTGAACCTGACTCCTGAGGACATCAAACGGGCCGCGGCGAAGTACATCCCCCAAAGCGATCTGCTGGTCGAGGTTGTGGTTAGATAG
- a CDS encoding alpha/beta hydrolase, producing MSALLITVIIFLALFIGWLKHQEKYAAFAPAREMSGDPSVHGMSYEDVHFTSGDGTGLDGWFIPGTSHVTLLWLHGNAGNISDRLGILRGFNRSLSVSSFIFDYRGYGVSGGRPSERGLYEDAQAAWKWLTENRGVSPGDIILYGHSLGTAVAVDLALGAGRSAAGLVLESPFTSVRALARRIYGGVPVDLFMSLRFDNINRVGKVKMPLLVIHGERDATIPFSMGQDVFAAGSEPKRFLPVPRADHSDCYLVGGEVYWDAWRELLRP from the coding sequence ATGTCAGCTCTCCTGATAACAGTCATTATTTTTCTGGCCCTGTTCATCGGGTGGCTGAAGCATCAGGAGAAATACGCCGCCTTCGCCCCCGCCAGGGAAATGTCGGGCGACCCATCCGTACACGGAATGTCCTACGAGGATGTGCACTTTACCTCCGGAGACGGCACAGGCCTTGACGGCTGGTTCATTCCGGGGACCTCCCACGTCACCCTTCTCTGGCTTCACGGCAACGCCGGGAACATTTCCGACAGGCTGGGCATCCTCAGGGGTTTTAACCGAAGCCTGAGTGTCTCCAGCTTCATCTTCGACTATCGCGGCTATGGCGTCAGCGGTGGACGCCCCTCCGAAAGGGGGCTGTACGAGGACGCGCAGGCGGCCTGGAAGTGGCTGACGGAGAACAGGGGCGTCTCACCCGGTGATATCATCCTCTACGGGCATTCCCTGGGTACGGCGGTGGCGGTGGATCTTGCGCTTGGGGCGGGGAGGAGCGCGGCGGGCCTGGTCCTGGAAAGCCCCTTTACCAGTGTCCGGGCCCTCGCCCGGAGGATATACGGGGGGGTGCCGGTGGACCTCTTCATGAGCCTTCGCTTCGACAATATCAACAGGGTGGGAAAGGTGAAAATGCCCCTTCTGGTTATCCACGGCGAAAGGGACGCCACCATCCCCTTCTCCATGGGACAGGACGTGTTCGCCGCCGGCAGTGAACCGAAAAGGTTTCTCCCCGTCCCAAGGGCCGACCACAGCGACTGCTACCTTGTGGGGGGTGAGGTGTACTGGGACGCCTGGCGGGAGTTATTGCGGCCGTGA
- a CDS encoding ABC transporter permease, whose product MKRLLGATATIWQREVIRYLRSPSRIIGSLGMPFFFLAFLGMGLQSAFAIRPGGERYLDYIAPGIVGMVLLFSSTVAGISVIWDRQFGFLKEMLVAPIPRLAIVLGRTAGGTTTASLQAILFLAISFVLGVRLPSFTGFLWTFAFMALIGISFTSLGVALASRMEDPHGFQLIFNFLIMPIFFLSGALFPITGLPVFLRLLAYANPLTYGVDGLRWALLGTSAIGPVVDLAVLGAVSAALLTLGALLFRGAEL is encoded by the coding sequence GTGAAACGGCTTCTCGGCGCTACCGCCACCATATGGCAGCGAGAGGTCATTCGGTACCTGCGCTCGCCGTCGCGGATTATCGGAAGCCTGGGAATGCCGTTTTTCTTCCTGGCCTTCCTGGGCATGGGGCTGCAGTCCGCCTTCGCCATAAGGCCGGGCGGGGAGCGCTACCTGGACTACATCGCCCCGGGCATCGTGGGCATGGTCCTTCTCTTCTCATCCACCGTGGCCGGCATCTCGGTCATATGGGACCGGCAGTTCGGCTTTCTCAAGGAGATGCTCGTCGCCCCCATCCCGAGGCTGGCCATCGTCCTGGGACGCACGGCGGGAGGGACCACAACCGCCTCCCTCCAGGCCATACTCTTTCTGGCCATATCCTTCGTTCTGGGGGTGCGCCTGCCGTCCTTTACCGGTTTCCTCTGGACCTTCGCCTTCATGGCGCTCATCGGGATCTCCTTTACCAGCCTGGGCGTCGCCCTGGCATCCCGCATGGAGGACCCCCATGGGTTCCAGCTCATCTTCAACTTCCTTATCATGCCCATCTTCTTCCTGTCCGGCGCCCTTTTTCCCATCACCGGCCTTCCTGTTTTTCTGAGACTGCTGGCCTACGCAAACCCCCTGACCTACGGGGTCGACGGCTTGAGGTGGGCGTTGCTGGGCACCTCCGCCATCGGCCCGGTTGTGGACCTGGCGGTGTTGGGAGCCGTTTCCGCCGCGCTTCTAACGCTCGGGGCATTGCTCTTCAGGGGGGCCGAGCTCTAG